The window GTGTCATCGATGCGGGCCATTACAGCACTGAAAATATGGTGGTGCCTGCGCTTGCCTCGCTTGTCAGAAGCAGGATGCAGGAAAAGGGGGTTGAAATCAACGTGAAGGAAACCGGAATTCAGACCAGCCCTTTCCGGGTCGTATTTCGGGATCAGGGAACCGTGTGATCAATCAATTAATTGTTTTTATTATATAATTCACTTTAAGGGAGCTACAATTGAAAGACGAAATCATGAACCTGAAAGAACTCCAGGATGTTGATCTGGAGATCAGCAAAATCAATGAGGAGATTGGCACCGGCACCGCTGTCCTTGATAAGCAGAAGAGTGAAATCGAAAAACTCAAGGTGGCGATTGACGGGTTCGCAGATAAGCTTCAAATCGGAGAATCCAGGCGCCGTGAAGTTGAAGCGGAAGTTGAAGATGCCCAGGCAATGATCAAGGACCGGCAGAATAAGCTGATGAATGTCCAGACCAATCGTGAGTATCAGAGTATTCTTAAAGAGATCGAAGATGCCAAGAATGCGAATCGGCAGCGTGAAGATGAGCTGGTTCGCCTCCTGGAACAGGCCGAGCATTATGATAAGAAAAACCAGGAGAGCACCGCCTTGTGTGCCGAGATGGAAGCAAGGCTCGCTGACGAAACCGCCAAGCATGAGGCGGCTGCCGCCAAGCTGGCAAGTCGGATGGAGAAAATATTGAAAACCCGCATTGCCAAGGCCAAGAAGGTTCAGGATCAGAAAATCCTCAACAAGTATGAACTGATCAAGGCCAAGCGGGATGGTCTGGCGATGGTGGGGGCCAGTAACGGGGTCTGTCATGGCTGCTACATGAATGTACCGCCCCAGCTGTATAATGATCTTCTTCGTGAGGACCAGCTCCACTCCTGTCCGACCTGTAACAGACTCCTGTATTTCGTTGCGGCCGGCGAATAAGAATTTTCTACCGTAAAGGAGTAGCCGGGGAACCCGGTTATTTCAGTATTTTTTTTAAAACTTCAGCTGGTGATGTGACGGATTTCAGGTTTGACCGGAGTGGGTGCATGATCGCTCCGCTTTAAGCGGGGAGGAAAGTCCGAACTCCACAGGGCAGGGTGGTTCGTAACACGAACGCCGGGTGACCGGCGGAAAGTGCCACAGAAAATATACCGCCCCGGCATGCCGGGGTAAGGGTGAAATGGTGAGGTAAGAGCTCACCGCTCTCATGGTGACATGCGAGGCATGGTAAACCCCACCCGGAGCAAGACCAAATAGGGGAACGCTGCAGGGCTGCCCGCCCGAAGTTCCCGGGTAGGTTGCTAGAGGTGCCGGGTGACCGGTATCCCAGAGAAATGATCATGGCCCGGCAACGGGTACAGAATTCGGCTTATAGTCCACTCCGGTCTTTTTGTTAATATGTCAGCCAACGTAACCGCAATCATTCCTGCCGGTGGTACCGGTCGGCGCATGGGCCAGTCTGTTCCCAAACAGTTTCTGGTGGTCGCCGGTCTGCCCGTTATGGTCCACACGGTAACCGCCTTACAGAATTCCCCCTCGGTTCGTTCCATAATCCTCGTTGTTCCGGGCGAATACCTTGATGAAACCGTCAAGCTGGTCGCTGACTATCGGTTGTCCGGGGTTACAAAAATCGTCGTGGGGGGGCAGACCCGCCAGGATTCGGTCAGGGCAGGCATGGATGTTCTCCCCGACGGAACCGAGTATATCCTGGTTCATGATTGTGCACGACCGCTGATTGACGTCGCATTAATTGAGCGCTGCATTGACGCCGCAAGGGATTCCGGAGCGGCTATAGCTGCAGTACCGGCAGGTGATACCTTGAAAGAGGTTGCTGCCGGTGGCTGGATATCAGCCACCGTTGATCGGGAAAAGATCTGGTATGCCCAGACGCCTCAAGTGGCGGAAGTCGGTCTTCTCAGGCGTGCTTATTCAGTTGCCGAAGGAGAGGCTTTTACCGGAACCGATGAGGCGGCACTTCTTGAACGGATAGGCATTGAGGTTGCGGTGGTCCCGGGATCGTCCGCAAATCTGAAAATAACCTGTCCGGAGGATCTGCTGCTGGCAGAGGGTCTGATGGCCGGGAGGAATGGAGGAAAAGTTGTGGGTGAAATGAGGGTGGGTCAAGGCTTTGATGCCCACCGGCTGGTCGAAGGCAGGAGGCTCGTTTTAGGTGGCGTTGTCATCGACTACGAAAAAGGACTTCTGGGTCACTCGGATGCGGACGTGCTGGTCCACGCCCTCATGGACGCTCTTCTCGGGGCGGCCGGGCTGGGTGATATCGGCCGCCATTTCCCGGATTCGGATCCCGGGTTCAAGGGTATTTCAAGTATCGATCTGTTGCATCGGGTTATGGCGCTTCTTCTCGCGCAAAATCAGGTCATGGTGAACTGTGATCTGACAGTGATTGCCCAGGAGCCAAAAATTTTTCCTTACCTTGATGAGATGCGCGAAAATATCAGTCGGGCATGTCGTGTGGTTCCAGGGGTTGTGAATATCAAGGCCACAACCACCGAAAAAATGGGTTTTGCCGGACGCGGAGAAGGGATGGCCGCCCAGGCGGTCGTCATGATTCAAAGACGCCTTTACCGGTAACTGTGTTTGGCCAATTTTGCTTGATGTTGCAGGAGACACAGAGGTAAGGGTTCCACCTTTTTCTGAAATCATTCCAGATCAGGGTTTATTCAGCAACTCTTTGATTGCTTCGGTGATCTGATGGATATCGAAGGGCTTGGTGATGAACTTTCCGATTCCGTAACCGCCCGCTTTTGCCTCGTCTATCAGGTCGCTGAATCCTGTAAACATGATGATCGGCAGGTTGGGTCTGCACCCGGCTGTTTTTCCCGCCAGTTCAGCTCCGTTCAGGTTCGGCATGGTCATGTCGGTGAGGAGGATATCCGCAGGATTCTTATCGTCTCGCAGAAATGCCAGGGCCTCTTCCGGTTTGTTGAATGCCGTGACTGTATAGCCCATGCTGGTGAGAGACCTTCGTACAAAGTCGGTAATCGCCTTCTCATCATCAACCACCACCACATGTCCGCTCCCGGGATGATATGAAGGACTTGCGGTTTGTTCAGGACTGCAGTCTTCTCCGGCAAGCACCGGCAGCAAGATGGTAAAGGTGGCACCGGACCCGGGCGAACTTTCAACCTCGGTATGTCCTTCATGGGAGAGCACGATCCCGTGGACCACCGACAGCCCCATTCCGGTCCCTTCTCCTTGTGGCTTGGTCGTGAAAAACGGTTCGAATATCTTGTCCCTGATTGTCGGGTCTATGCCGCTGCCGGTGTCGCTGACCGTCAGTTTGAGATGGTCTTGTGTCCGCAGAGAGTGTCCCTGTTCATTGCGAATCTCCGAGGCATCGACCCTGGAGAGGGAGACTGTGAGAATGCCGCCTGTTTCCCGCATCGCTTGGTAGGCGTTGGTACACAGGTTCATAATCAACTGATGGATTTTCGTCGGATCAGCCAGCACCAGGCCGCAATCCTGATGGATCTCTTCCCTGATTTCGATCGTAGTTGGAATGGAGGCTCGCAGCATCTTTAAAGACTCCCTGACCAGCGGGACCATGTTGATCGGCTTTTTAACGGATTCATCCTTTCTGCTGAAGGCGAGGATTTGTTTGACCAGTTCTTTTGCCCGATGAGCGGCTTTCAGGATCTCATCCAGATTACTGCATATTTCGGGCGACGGTTTGCTGGTAAACAGGGTCAGTTCCGTGTAGCCGATGATTGCAGTCAGAATATTGTTGAAGTCATGGGCGATTCCACCGGCCAGGGTGCCGATGGCCTCCATCTTCTGGGCATGGAGGATGTGCTCTTCAAACTGTCTTTTCTGTTCCTCGGCCTCAAAACGGGAAGAGATATCGTTGCCGATGGAACTTGCCTCGGTCATCATGCCATTCTGGTCATAATGAATATTGATGGTCCAGAGCAGGTGGTGGATTTCGCCGTCTTTCCCGATCTGCCGGTTTTCATAGGCAACACTCTTACGACGTTCCCGTTTCCATTTTTCGAAGGCCATTCTGGTGCGGTTGCGATCGTCAGGGTGGATATATTCAAAGGCTGACCTGCCGAGAAGGTCTTCAAGGGACAAGCCGTAAAGCTTTTGTGCAGCGGGGTTTACAAAGGTGAATTTCCCATTGCGGTCCACACGGGTGATCAGGTTGTCGGTCGCGGTGATGACTTCGCGAAATTTCTGTTCGCTCTCGATCAGAAGTTGCTCCCGGAAATTGATCGCACTGGCCATTTGACTGATACTGAAACTGAGTTCCCGAACCTCTTCGTATTCAGTGCTGGGAAGAAAAAATTTGTAATCACCTCCGGCGATGGTCGTGGTGTGCCGGGTCAGTTCGGCCAGAGGCCTGGAAAGCTGTCTTGCCTTGTACATGGAAAAGAGGAAGGCCATGATGACTGAGACCAGGATTCCTGCGCCGAGAAGAAGAAGTGTCCGGTATACGGGCTGGTAGGCCTCCTTCAATGGCTGCGAAACAAGGACCACCCAGCCGGCGGTGGGAATGATTCTGGTTGCGCCGATACTTTTGATATCGTTGAGTGTGAAACGGTCGGCCCGCTCCCGCCCTGAAAGGGCCTGGGCAACAAGATCAATGTTGCTCAGCATGACCTGTCGGGCGACAATTTCAGGATCCGGGTGGATGATGATTGCCCCATGATTATCAATTACCGTAGTGGTTATATTCCCTCCCGGGGCCAAGCCGTTAATGATCCCGGCCAGGTGAACGATATTGATGTCTGCTACAAGAATGGAGTTTTCCAGAGGAATGCAGGCGCTGATGTTCATTTTGCCGCTGATCATTGACATGAAAGTCTCGGACCATTGCGGCTTTCTGCTGGTAAAGGCTTTCTGGATAAATTGCTTGTGGGCGAGATTAATGCCGGTGTAATCATCCCGGTAGGCTTCTTTGCCGTCGTGGAGTCCGATGCTTTTGACGGAGAAGTTCTGATCAAGGAGGTAGATGGCATCGAACAGATCAGAGTTTTTGACATGAGAGTCGAGAATAAACTGGGATGATACATGGTCCGACACTGCGGGGTTCTTCAGCATGGTGCCGATATTTGCGAGAATGGTCAGGGGTTTGGCCAGGAAAACCTCGATCTGACTGCTTACCCCCATGGCCAGAATTCTGTTTTTGGCGGATATTTCATTCAGGGTGGTCACAAACAGGTGGTTGATAATAACCATGGCGACCAGGGCGATAGGAATAAGCGTCGCTGAGGCAAAGGAGAAAAAAAGCGAGTTCTGCAGATTCCGTGCTTTTTTCAACCTATTGCTCCAGTTTTATGAATTGACCGTTTTCTACAGTGGACATGAATGAGGAGCGGTTGCCGTCACCAAAACCATCGATTGCAACCTGTCCCTGGAGGGTTTTAAAGGTTGAGACCCGGAGGATATAATCCTTGAGAGATTCGCTCTTGTTTTTCTCAGAAAGGCCCTGCATCAGGATTCTGGCAACATCGTAACTGTTGATGGCTGCAAATCCCGGATTACTCTGGAAGCGCTCTGTAAAATCCCGGTGAAACTTGAGGTAATGAAGATTGGTATTCTGGCGATCGAAAAATTGGGAAACCGTTACTCCTTCCACCGCCCTGCCGCCCATTTCGATCAATTTTTCAGTGGCCGCCCAGGCAGACAGGGTGATCGGAATCTGCCAGCCGAGTTTGCGAGCCTGCTGGCAGAGGATGGCCGCGTCGAGAGAGCTTGCACAGATCACCAGCCCTCGCGCCTTATCGGACCTCGCATTTTCGATTACTTTCTGAAAATGCACGTCCGGTCCGGAGATGTACGTCTCCGTATGCAGGACACTGCCTCCTCCGGTTTCAAATACCTGACGGAAGTCGTTCACCCAGCTTTCGGTGTAGGACTTGTTTTTCAGGTCATAAACAATGACTACTGATCTGTCGGTCATTGTTTCAAGCAGGTGCCGCGCAACTTTAGCCGCATAAGTTCTGGTCGGCGCGCAGATGCGCAGGAAATTGTCTTCAAGACCGGTCAGTTCGTTGGTGGTGACGGTCGGGCTCATCATCAGGATGTTGTGCCTGCTGATGATTGCTTGGGTATCCATGGCCATGGAACTTGTCATCGGGCCGATAATCGCAACGACATTCTGGTCGATCAGAGATTGGACCGCTTTTACCGCCTCGTCCTTGTCCTGTTTGTCATCAACCACGATCAGGCTGATCGGGCGGCCGTTAATCCCCCCGGCACGGTTCTGCTCTTCAATGGCAAGCTGGACACCGTTGCGACCGTTGATCCCGAGGTCGGCGATACGCCCTGACAGACCTGCCACGAAGCCGATCCTGATCGGTTTGTTTTCCGAACAGCCTTGCAGGACGAGGAGAAGGGTCACCGCAATGAAGAGCTGGAAAGGACGCGTTTTTCGTGATCCACAATCCGGAATGGGTGCCATTATTCATCCCCTGAAAATGTTGGC of the Pseudomonadota bacterium genome contains:
- a CDS encoding ABC transporter substrate-binding protein, which codes for MAPIPDCGSRKTRPFQLFIAVTLLLVLQGCSENKPIRIGFVAGLSGRIADLGINGRNGVQLAIEEQNRAGGINGRPISLIVVDDKQDKDEAVKAVQSLIDQNVVAIIGPMTSSMAMDTQAIISRHNILMMSPTVTTNELTGLEDNFLRICAPTRTYAAKVARHLLETMTDRSVVIVYDLKNKSYTESWVNDFRQVFETGGGSVLHTETYISGPDVHFQKVIENARSDKARGLVICASSLDAAILCQQARKLGWQIPITLSAWAATEKLIEMGGRAVEGVTVSQFFDRQNTNLHYLKFHRDFTERFQSNPGFAAINSYDVARILMQGLSEKNKSESLKDYILRVSTFKTLQGQVAIDGFGDGNRSSFMSTVENGQFIKLEQ
- the ispD gene encoding 2-C-methyl-D-erythritol 4-phosphate cytidylyltransferase, translated to MSANVTAIIPAGGTGRRMGQSVPKQFLVVAGLPVMVHTVTALQNSPSVRSIILVVPGEYLDETVKLVADYRLSGVTKIVVGGQTRQDSVRAGMDVLPDGTEYILVHDCARPLIDVALIERCIDAARDSGAAIAAVPAGDTLKEVAAGGWISATVDREKIWYAQTPQVAEVGLLRRAYSVAEGEAFTGTDEAALLERIGIEVAVVPGSSANLKITCPEDLLLAEGLMAGRNGGKVVGEMRVGQGFDAHRLVEGRRLVLGGVVIDYEKGLLGHSDADVLVHALMDALLGAAGLGDIGRHFPDSDPGFKGISSIDLLHRVMALLLAQNQVMVNCDLTVIAQEPKIFPYLDEMRENISRACRVVPGVVNIKATTTEKMGFAGRGEGMAAQAVVMIQRRLYR
- a CDS encoding PAS domain S-box protein — protein: MKKARNLQNSLFFSFASATLIPIALVAMVIINHLFVTTLNEISAKNRILAMGVSSQIEVFLAKPLTILANIGTMLKNPAVSDHVSSQFILDSHVKNSDLFDAIYLLDQNFSVKSIGLHDGKEAYRDDYTGINLAHKQFIQKAFTSRKPQWSETFMSMISGKMNISACIPLENSILVADINIVHLAGIINGLAPGGNITTTVIDNHGAIIIHPDPEIVARQVMLSNIDLVAQALSGRERADRFTLNDIKSIGATRIIPTAGWVVLVSQPLKEAYQPVYRTLLLLGAGILVSVIMAFLFSMYKARQLSRPLAELTRHTTTIAGGDYKFFLPSTEYEEVRELSFSISQMASAINFREQLLIESEQKFREVITATDNLITRVDRNGKFTFVNPAAQKLYGLSLEDLLGRSAFEYIHPDDRNRTRMAFEKWKRERRKSVAYENRQIGKDGEIHHLLWTINIHYDQNGMMTEASSIGNDISSRFEAEEQKRQFEEHILHAQKMEAIGTLAGGIAHDFNNILTAIIGYTELTLFTSKPSPEICSNLDEILKAAHRAKELVKQILAFSRKDESVKKPINMVPLVRESLKMLRASIPTTIEIREEIHQDCGLVLADPTKIHQLIMNLCTNAYQAMRETGGILTVSLSRVDASEIRNEQGHSLRTQDHLKLTVSDTGSGIDPTIRDKIFEPFFTTKPQGEGTGMGLSVVHGIVLSHEGHTEVESSPGSGATFTILLPVLAGEDCSPEQTASPSYHPGSGHVVVVDDEKAITDFVRRSLTSMGYTVTAFNKPEEALAFLRDDKNPADILLTDMTMPNLNGAELAGKTAGCRPNLPIIMFTGFSDLIDEAKAGGYGIGKFITKPFDIHQITEAIKELLNKP